A single window of Mangifera indica cultivar Alphonso chromosome 18, CATAS_Mindica_2.1, whole genome shotgun sequence DNA harbors:
- the LOC123202090 gene encoding uncharacterized protein LOC123202090 isoform X1 → MMIYDVFLEILKIQKFRRVISYTGFFCFSAALNYFYTNNTKRAGYSNADQWYAAYPAGTELLTDATKLYKAALGNCFEIEEWGPIEYCIMAKHFERQGKSPYAYHSKYMAHLLSQGQLDGSG, encoded by the exons ATGATGATATACGATGTTTTCCTGGAAATTCTCAAGATTCAAAAGTTTCGACGGGTGATATCTTATACTGGATTCTTTTGCTTTTCTGCTGCCCTGAACTACTTTTACACTAATAACAC gAAAAGAGCTGGTTATTCTAATGCTGATCAATGGTATGCAGCATACCCAGCTGGGACTGAGCTTTTAACAGACGCAACTAAG TTATATAAAGCCGCACTTGGTAACTGTTTCGAAATTGAGGAATGGGGTCCGATTGAGTATTGCATCATGGCTAAACACTTTGAGCGACAAGGGAAATCACCTTACGCTTACCATTCG AAATACATGGCACACCTTCTTTCTCAAGGACAGCTTGATGGAAGTGGCTAG
- the LOC123202090 gene encoding uncharacterized protein LOC123202090 isoform X2 translates to MMIYDVFLEILKIQKFRRVISYTGFFCFSAALNYFYTNNTKRAGYSNADQWYAAYPAGTELLTDATKLYKAALGNCFEIEEWGPIEYCIMAKHFERQGKSPYAYHSVSY, encoded by the exons ATGATGATATACGATGTTTTCCTGGAAATTCTCAAGATTCAAAAGTTTCGACGGGTGATATCTTATACTGGATTCTTTTGCTTTTCTGCTGCCCTGAACTACTTTTACACTAATAACAC gAAAAGAGCTGGTTATTCTAATGCTGATCAATGGTATGCAGCATACCCAGCTGGGACTGAGCTTTTAACAGACGCAACTAAG TTATATAAAGCCGCACTTGGTAACTGTTTCGAAATTGAGGAATGGGGTCCGATTGAGTATTGCATCATGGCTAAACACTTTGAGCGACAAGGGAAATCACCTTACGCTTACCATTCGGTAAGTTATTGA
- the LOC123202091 gene encoding dynamin-related protein 5A-like: MATPDSYLTTPTKNTSERSSSKRYHASSESASARSSRFEAYNRLQAAAVAFGEKLPIPEIVALGGQSDGKSSLLEALLGFRFNVREVEMGTRRPLILQMVHDPSALDPRCRFQEEDSEEYGSPVVLASAIADTIKSRTEALLKKTKTSVSSKPIVMRAEYAHCPNITIIDTPGFVLKAKKGEPENTPDEILSMVRSLASPPHRILLFLQQSSVEWCSSLWLDAVREIDPTFRRTIIVVSKFDNRLKEFSDRWEVDRYLSASGYLGENTHPFFVALPKDRSTISNDEFRRQISQVDSDIQRHLREGIQGGYDEEKFKSNIGFGRLRNFLESELQKRYKEAAPATLALLEQRCTEVTTELAKMDSKIQATSDVAYLRRYAMLHAASISNHVGALIDGAADPAPEQWGKTTAEEQSESGIGGWAGVIVDVKPPNATLRLYGGAAFERVIHEFRCAAYSIECPSVSREKVANILLAHAGRGGSRGITEAAAEIAREAAGSWFAPLLDTACDRLAFVLGNLFDLALERNRSRDSDYGRKSGNMDGYVSFHAALRHAFSRFVNDLAKQCKKLVRHHLDSVTSPYSLVCYENEFQGGFGTGISNYKLNHSLFCFELSDGGAASQDETTRDQENIPSGKNTRQTTPGKGEEGREALRECQMTVPETPSPDQSCDVVYAVKKEPGNFIEVGPRKRISRITSNRNAENLRVQNGGGLLFGNGDTVSRSNSAFSEICLSAAQHFARIRQALVERSVTSTLNSGFLTPCRDRLVVAMGLDLFAVNDEKFMDMFVAPGAMEVLEKERKSLEKRHKILQSCLNEFKNVARSL; the protein is encoded by the exons atggcGACTCCAGATTCTTATCTCACCACGCCAACAAAAAATACATCGGAAAGATCCTCTTCAAAGCGTTACCATGCCTCCTCGGAGTCGGCCTCTGCTCGCTCCTCCCGATTCGAGGCCTACAACCGCCTGCAAGCGGCGGCGGTAGCTTTCGGAGAGAAGCTGCCGATCCCTGAAATCGTGGCATTGGGAGGCCAATCTGATGGCAAGAGCTCTCTCCTCGAAGCCCTCCTCGGATTCCGGTTCAATGTGCGGGAAGTTGAGATGGGTACTCGACGACCTCTCATTTTACAAATGGTTCACGACCCGTCTGCTCTCGATCCACGTTGCCGGTTCCAG GAAGAGGATTCTGAAGAATATGGAAGTCCTGTTGTTTTGGCATCTGCAATTGCGGATACTATAAAATCAAGAACTGAGGCACTTTTGAAAAAGACTAAAACTTCAGTTTCTTCCAAGCCAATTGTAATGAGAGCTGAATATGCACATTGTCCTAATATCACAATAATTGATACTCCGGGCTTTGTTCTCAAG GCAAAGAAGGGAGAGCCAGAGAACACGCCTGATGAAATTCTTTCAATGGTAAGGTCACTGGCTAGTCCTCCCCATCGGATTCTCTTGTTTCTTCAACAGAGTAGTGTGGAATGGTGTTCATCATTGTGGTTGGATGCAGTTCGTGAAATTGATCCTACCTTCAGAAGGACAATAATTGTTGTCTCAAAGTTTGATAATCGGCTCAAG GAATTCAGTGATAGGTGGGAAGTAGATCGGTATTTGAGCGCTAGTGGATACCTTGGGGAGAATACTCACCCATTTTTTGTGGCCTTGCCAAAGGACCGGAGCACTATTTCAAATGATGAATTTCGCAGACAAATTTCTCAGGTCGATTCAGACATCCAGCGTCATCTGCGTGAAGGGATCCAGGGAGGATATGATGAAGAGAAGTTCAAATCCAATATAGGTTTTGGACGTCTGAGGAACTTTTTGGAGTCTGAGCTTCAGAAGAGATACAAAGAAGCTGCTCCGGCAACTCTAGCTTTGCTTGAGCAACGATGCACTGAAGTTACCACTGAGTTGGCTAAAATGGATTCTAAAATACAGGCCACTTCTGATGTTGCTTATCTCCGTAGATATGCCATGTTGCATGCAGCTTCTATCAGCAATCATGTG GGAGCTTTAATTGATGGAGCAGCGGATCCTGCACCAGAGCAGTGGGGGAAAACCACAGCTGAGGAACAGTCAGAGAGTGGTATTGGAGGTTGGGCCGGCGTTATTGTGGATGTAAAACCTCCTAATGCCACTCTTCGGCTCTATGGAGGAGCTGCTTTTGAAAGGGTGATTCATGAATTTCGTTGTGCTGCATATTCCATTGAGTGCCCCTCAGTATCAAGGGAGAAG GTGGCAAATATATTACTAGCCCATGCTGGCCGAGGCGGGAGTAGAGGAATAACAGAGGCTGCTGCAGAGATTGCACGTGAGGCTGCCGGGTCATGGTTTGCTCCTCTTCTTGACACAGCTTGTGATCGGCTTGCTTTTGTCCTAGGGAACCTCTTTGATCTTGCTCTTGAAAGAAATCGCAGCAGAGATTCTGACT ATGGAAGAAAATCTGGAAACATGGATGGATATGTTAGTTTTCATGCAGCTTTGAGGCACGCTTTCAGTCGGTTTGTTAATGACCTAGCCAAGCAGTGCAAGAAACTAGTTCGACACCACCTTGATTCGGTCACAAGTCCATATTCTCTGGTTTGTTATGAGAATGAATTTCAAGGAGGATTTGGCACTGGAATTTCTAATTACAAATTAAACCATAGTTTATTTTGTTTCGAACTATCTGATGGTGGGGCTGCATCCCAAGATGAAACAACGAGAGATCAGGAGAACATACCTTCTGGAAAAAACACACGGCAGACCACTCCAGGAAAAGGTGAAGAAGGCAGAGAAGCTTTAAGAGAATGCCAGATGACAGTGCCTGAGACCCCATCTCCTGACCAATCATGTGATGTAGTTTATGCTGTCAAGAAGGAGCCTGGGAACTTCATAGAAGTTGGACCCCGGAAACGAATTTCAAGGATTACAAGCAATAGAAATGCTGAAAATTTAAGAGTTCAAAACGGTGGAGGTCTTTTATTTGGAAATGGTGATACTGTTTCAAGGTCAAACTCAGCATTCTCGGAAATATGTTTATCAGCTGCCCAACATTTTGCCCGGATACGCCAAGCTCTTGTAGAGCGAAGTGTTACATCAACTTTAAACTCTGGATTTTTAACCCCTTG CCGAGACCGGCTTGTGGTGGCAATGGGATTGGATTTGTTTGCTGTGAATGATGAAAAATTCATGGACATGTTTGTTGCACCTGGTGCCATGGAGGTGctagaaaaggaaagaaagtcTCTTGAAAAACGCCATAAGATACTACAATCTTGCTTAAATGAGTTCAAGAATGTTGCTCGGTCACTCTGA